The following proteins come from a genomic window of Sander vitreus isolate 19-12246 chromosome 14, sanVit1, whole genome shotgun sequence:
- the rbm24a gene encoding RNA-binding protein 24 translates to MHTTQKDTTYTKIFVGGLPYHTTDSSLRKYFEVFGEIEEAVVITDRQTGKSRGYGFVTMADRSAADRACKDPNPIIDGRKANVNLAYLGAKPRVMQPGFTFGVPQIHPAFIQRPYGIPAHYVYPQAFVQPSVVIPHVQPTAAAPATTSSPYIDYTGAAYAQYSAAAANAAAAYEQYPYAASPAAAGYLATAGYGYAVQQPLATAAPGSAAAAAAAFGQYQPQQLQADRMQ, encoded by the exons ATGCACACCACGCAAAAGGACACGACCTATACGAAGATTTTTGTCGGGGGTCTTCCCTACCACACCACGGATTCAAGTCTCAGGAAATATTTTGAGGTGTTTGGTGAGATCGAAGAAGCGGTGGTCATTACCGACAGACAGACCGGCAAGTCTAGGGGTTATGGATTC GTGACGATGGCGGACCGCTCGGCTGCAGACCGGGCCTGTAAGGACCCCAACCCAATCATTGACGGCAGGAAGGCCAACGTCAACCTGGCCTACCTGGGGGCCAAGCCTCGGGTGATGCAGCCAG GTTTTACCTTTGGTGTTCCCCAAATTCATCCTGCGTTCATCCAAAGGCCTTATGG CATCCCGGCCCACTACGTGTACCCTCAGGCCTTCGTTCAGCCCAGTGTGGTCATCCCTCATGTGCAACCTACAGCTGCTGCACCTGCAACCACTTCCTCCCCCTACATCGACTACACCGGAGCTGCCTACGCGCAGTATTCTGCAGCCGCAGCTAACGCTGCCGCTGCATATGAGCAGTATCCCTACGCTGCATCCCCTGCTGCCGCAGGCTACTTAGCTACTGCCGGCTACGGCTATGCAGTCCAGCAGCCTTTAGCCACAGCTGCCCCAggctcagctgctgctgcagctgcagccttTGGTCAGTACCAGCCACAGCAGCTGCAAGCCGACCGCATGCAATAG